In Peptococcaceae bacterium, the genomic window TCTCCAGCAAGTTCTCCCGGGTGAACACCATATTGGGATGTGAGGCCATCAGCCAGAGCAGCTCTATCTCCTTCGGGGTTAAGAGTATCGTCTGGCCTTTTATTTTAACCCGGTATTCGGACATGTTTATTTCCAGGCCGGGATAAAAGAGCGCCCTGGCCTCCTTGTTTTGCTCGACTGCCCGGCGCAGGACTGCTTTAATCCTGGCAATCACCTCCCGGGGGTTGAACGGTTTGGTAATATAATCGTCGGCGCCCAGTTCCAGCCCCAGGATTTTGTCGATATCCTCGGACTTGGCGGTCAACATGATGATGGGCGTGGATTTGACGGCCCGCACCCTCCGGCAGACCTCGGTCCCGTCCAATCCGGGCATCATCACGTCCAGGACAATCAGGCAGGGATCGGACTGCAGGGCTTTCTCCAGGCCTTCCTGCCCGTTCTGGGCCGTCATGACCGGGTAACCTTCTTTTTTGATGTACAAGGACAGCACTTCCAGCACATGCGGGTCGTCATCCACCAGCAAAACGGGTTTATTGTTCATCCTTGGCCTCTCCTGCAAGAGTGTGCTATTATGAATAATACTACCAAAAAAATGCCGGTAATCAATGAACTTGCTTCAGTTCACAAAAAGTTCACATTTTTGCCCTTTATTTGCCAAAATATACGGGTAAAATAAACATAGCCACAAAACGAGGAGGTGAGAATGTGAAAAAAGCCCTGATCATACTCCTGGCCTTAGCCCTCATCGCCGGCACGGCTTCATTCGCGCTGGCCGATGAAAACGATTCGGCGAAACAACCTTTTAAGGGCAGGGGAAACGGTTTCGCGAACTGCCCCCAACTGCAAATAACTGACGAACAAAAAGCGCAAATGGCCTCGCTCCACAAACAAATGCTCGAGCTGAAAAAGCAAATCATCCAGCAGAACGTCACAAGCGGTGTTCTTACCCAGGAACAGGCAGACACGATGATTGAGAGAATTGACAAGCAGATCGAGGCCGTCAATTCCGGCAATGTCTTCCCGATGGGCCGTCAAGGTTTTATGGGCAAAGGTTTCCGCGGTTTCAAACAAAAAACCCAGGAACAGGCCCAATAACCGGCCGGAAAAAGGGGCAGGAAGTCCTGCCCCTTTTTCGTTATCGTTGTTATCGTTGTCATCCCTGCTGGTGCACCTATTCTCTGCAGCCGTAAAATGGTAGAATAATATATACGGGTTCAATCTATTTTGGCCTTGAATTATCATCAAGAGGAGGTATCCGGCAAATGGCAAAAGAAGCCCTGATTATTGTTGATATGAGCAACGATTTTGTGGCTGATGACGGCGGCCTCACCGTTGGCCGGCCGGCCCAGGAGATTGTGCCCTATATCGTCGCGCTGGCGGAGCGGTTCCTGGCAAAAAATGACCTGGTGGTTATAGCCATGGATTCGCACCAGCCCGCAGACCCTCATTTCGAGAGATGGCCGTTCCAC contains:
- a CDS encoding YckD family protein, with the translated sequence MKKALIILLALALIAGTASFALADENDSAKQPFKGRGNGFANCPQLQITDEQKAQMASLHKQMLELKKQIIQQNVTSGVLTQEQADTMIERIDKQIEAVNSGNVFPMGRQGFMGKGFRGFKQKTQEQAQ
- a CDS encoding response regulator transcription factor encodes the protein MNNKPVLLVDDDPHVLEVLSLYIKKEGYPVMTAQNGQEGLEKALQSDPCLIVLDVMMPGLDGTEVCRRVRAVKSTPIIMLTAKSEDIDKILGLELGADDYITKPFNPREVIARIKAVLRRAVEQNKEARALFYPGLEINMSEYRVKIKGQTILLTPKEIELLWLMASHPNMVFTRENLLESVWGYAYSGETRTVDTHVKRLRRKLMIDPGSPWDIKTIWGVGYKFEVIQ